The Bacteroidia bacterium genomic sequence CCATCCTGTTTTGATTCATAAGGCTGCAACTCACTATGCAATTGGTAAACATTAAAATCCCTGGTATAATGTTGAAATTGATAGAATCTCAACTTTCCTTTATCTATATAGGCAAGGGTATCATCCATAAATCGAATAGTAACAAGTACATTAAGCACTAAAATGGTCCCAGGAATAAAACGGAACTGATTTATTCGGGGTACCAAATACCTGTATGAAAAATAACCTCCGAATAGTATAACCAATAGTCCTTCTATGGAATAATGAGAATTTACACCCCATTTAATAGCATCTTGATGTAGAAATTTCTCTAATAACAATGGAATATAGGCTAAAAACCAAATAGGGCGACCCACTGTAAGTATCCAACCGGCAAAAAGACTAAAGAAAACAAATTCCACCTTAACTCCATTAAAAGAACTGTTTCCGGTAGTATTGATAAACAATCCGGAAATATTCTTCCAACCCAAATTTGTATAAGAATCCAAGTGTTGAAAGGAAGACAATTTGGAGGAATCAAGCTTTGGCATTACAACCTGGGTAACTAAAAAGAAATAAATTAACCCCAAAATAGTTGCACCGAACAACAAAACCTTCTCATCCTTTTTCCAAATGGATTCAAATAGCATCGGAAAAGTTGTAATAATTAGCACAATTCCTAAATTTTCCCTACAACTAAGTATCCCCAATAAAATCAACCAATACAAGGTTGTTTTTTGCGATTTAAGGGACCAGAATAGCCAAGGAATTAAACAAATCCCAATAATGGAAGAATGATACTCCGACTCTACAGCCCCCAATACAGAAAAGGAAAGCAAAAAAGTGGTAGCAAATAAAAACGGGGTCCAATTATCCTTCTCTAAAAGTTCCAGGAAACGAAAAATCCCTAAGGCTCCAAAACACAAAAAAACAGATTGAAGAATTATCAATCCATACACTCCAAAAATCCAATTAAATGGAATAATAAGCATTAATATGGGTTCGAAATGATCAGCCCAAAACAACACATCACCTGAAATAGTTGTTCTAGGTGATTCAAAATGTGCTAACTTGTATAAGATTTGATTATAATTGCCATAATCAAATGCATTTGTTCTAAAGGTATATTGATTAATTAAGCCTATACTTAAATATATCAGCAGGAAAACAACCAATACTAACTTGAAATATCCAGCCCTCTTCTTTTGGTTCATTTCGTTTTTACTGTTGAAGCTTAATTTATCTTCCCAACCCCTCGATAAAGCATGCTTCCCTACTACCCACAACAGCTTTAATGTAGCCAAAGGTAAAAAACATTTCATTTTTCCCAATCACACCTTTCCCATTTCAAAACAATTAACAGACAGTATTCGGGGTTTTATGCTGGATGTATATGAACAACATGGGGAAGTTTACCTCTACCATTCATTCTCTATTCTGGGAAAGCAAAAACTTAGCATAGTATTAACTGACATGAAAATTTGGATGGAAAATCATCCAAATGAAGTTATAGCCATCATTTTTCAAAACGCCATTAGCCGAGAAAGGATATTAGAAGAGTTTACCAAACTTAATTTGCAGGAAAAGCTAGCCTCCATCGATTGGAATTCACAGCTTCCCACCCTCCAGGATTTGGCTCAAAGAAAGCAACAAATAATTGCTTTTGTTGAAAGCAATGAACCTGATTCTCTCATTCCAATTTATGGAGCATGGAGGCATATTATGGATACACCGTGGAAAATAAAACCGCACGATAAGCTTCCCAATCGGATTGGAAGAGGCAAACCCGGCAATCCCCTTTTTTTGGTTAATCATTGGATTGATCGTTTAATTCCCGAAAAACGTGATGCTCAAAAATTCAATGAGTTTAATTTCTTAAAAAATCGAATCTTGCAATGCAAACAGGAATTAGGACGATGGCCCAATTTTATAGGTGTCAATTTCCATGAAAAAGGCGATGTGGTAAAAGTTTGCCAATGGGTTCAATACCAAATGCTTACAAACAATATTCAATAATTAATTTCTTATACCAAACAAAGGAATAGTTCCTTTAAGCACCACCAGGGATAGTTGTAGTTACTCCACTTGAAATTATTTTTAAATTTAAGTAGAACATTCCAACTAAGGCAATAATAACCAATTAATTATAAATGAATATACCTTGTAGGCGGGCCCCCTCTGCCCTACTAAATTTTTTCCCTATTTCAAAACAACTTGCAAGGGCATTCGGGTCACGCTTTCGGCTGTAGTCCTCGTCGCACTTGGCTAACGCCGCGTGCTCCTGTGGGCTACTTGCCTCAATCGTTGCCCGATGCGCAACTTCGATCTATTATTTCTAACCCCAATGGTCTTTGTATCTATTAGCTTTTGCAATGGGAAAACCTTTTAACCCCAAATGTTTCAAAAGCAGGATTCCAAATCCGAACTATTTGATTTAGTTGGGTTTACCACGAATAAGAGTTTGTGCATTTCTAATTCGAATCTGGGCTAAACTTTGGTGCAGAGACTTTTGGGTGGTAGAAGAACCGGCAACCAAGGTCAACCAAAAGACATAAAGTCTAACAAATTCGGTATTATCGTTTACCGAAGCACGGAGATTAAAAAATGGCTAAGCAAGGATATTGGGGAGAATATGCAAAAAATATAGACAATTATGCTATAATAAAAAAAGAGCTGATTCAATTTTGAACCAGCTCTTTTGGGCATGCAAAAAGATAAATATTATTCAGAAACTACCTCAAATTCAACTTCGGCAGCAACATCTTTGTGCAAACGAATATTGGCTTTATAGCTTCCTAACATTTTGATGCTATCTTCAGAAAGGATGTCGATGTTTTTACGATCAACTTCGTATCCATACTGAGATTTGATAGCTTCAGCAATTTGAATGGTATTGATAGAACCAAAGATTTTTCCTGACTCACCGGCTTTAGTTCCGATTTTCAAGGAAGCACCTTTTAATTTTTCAGCCAATGCAACTGCATCTTTGCGAATTTTCTCCACTTTGAAAGCACGTTGTTTAACGGTTTCAGCATGAACTTTTTTGGCAGACTCGGTAGCTAGGATAGCAAAACCTTGTGGGATAAGGTAGTTTAATCCATAACCGTTTTTTACTTTAACGATATCGTCTTTGTAACCGAGATTTTTTACGTCTTGTTTAAGAATTAATTCCATTTGTTGGGCCTCCTATTTTAATTGGTCAGCAACGTATGGCATTAAGGCCAAGTGACGTGCACGTTTAACAGCTTGAGCAACTTTACGTTGGTATTTCAAAGAAGTACCGGTCAAACGACGAGGTAGTAATTTACCTTGTTCGTTTACGAATTTTAATAAAAAGTTGCTGTCTTTGTAATCTATGTATTTAATACCTGCTTTTTTGAAGCGGCAGTATTTTTTCTTCTTGCTCTCCACATTCATTGGAGTGAGGTAACGAATTTCTTCAGCCATGATGTTTAGGGATTAAGCGTTAGCAGTTTCTTTTGATTTTGCTTTGTTTCTGCGTTTCTCGCTGTACTCAAAACCGTACTTATCTAAACGTACAGTTAAAAAGCGAATAATGCGTTCGTCGCGTTTGTAAGCAATTTCCAAATCGTTAATCAAGGTAGGTTCACCTTCGAATTGAATCAAATGGTAAAACCCGGTCGATTTCTTTTGGATAGGATAGGCAAGCTTGCGCAATCCCCAGTTCTCTTGGTGAACAATTTTGGCATTGTTCTCTTTTAAGAACTTCTCGAACTTGCTTACCGCTTCCTTCATCTGATCTTCAGACAAAACGGGAGTTAAAATGAAAACGGTTTCGTAATGGTTCATTTGTTAATAATTTATTTTTAAAAAGGGCTGCAAAGGTAACTAAAAAACAATTCGAAAAAATTTGATTTGCTGAAAATTTAATCCAATCCTCGGCAAGTGCATTTTTTTGTACTTCACCTAACACCTTTTATCTGCATTTCGCTCATACAATTGACAAAATTTTCAGTATTTTAGAGGCATGAAACGCACCCTTACTTTCCTGTTTTGTTTTTCAATATCCGGCATTTTTGCACAAGTTTACACACCATTACCCCTTCAAAATGGTGCGTGGTTGCAGGGCCTTTTGGGCTTAATTGGTCCAATGTATCAGGCCCAAATTCCAGGTAGTGACACCATAATAGGTGGTCAAACCTACACTAATTTTTACCCCAGCCAACCCGTAATTTCCAATTGGTTTGCCATACGTGAAACACCCGGCCACCAAGTATTCATCCAATATAACGGAGCACCAACCGAATTTTTACTTTACGACTTTAACCTAAATCCCGGCGACACTTTTCTTTGTGAAGCCTGCGAATACCTTTACGCCCAAACCTGTGAATGGAAACTAGATTCTATAGGGTTTTTAACTTTCGGAGGTATAACCCGATTTGCCTATTACTTTACTTCTTTAAGTCCAAACTATGGAGGACAGCAGGACGTTTGGATTCAAGGCATTGGCTCTACAAAAGGACTCTCTTATGCCGCAGTTCCGGATTTCCCGGACAACATCCATGTCCTCGGTTGTTTTGAACAAGCCGGTGAAATTATCTTCACCCAACCAACCGGACCACCAGACCCTTGTGCTCTCCTGACCAATATTTCAGAAAGACAAGAATTAGTAATGAACTTCCTGCAGCAACAAAATTCCGGAATTCTCTGGAACAGTTCTAAATTCAAGATTCACGGTGTCGTAACCGACTTATTAGGACAAATCACCTATTCTTTTAACGGATTAGAATCTGGGAAAAACCTAGCCTTACCTTTGACAAAAGGAATAAATTGTATCACCATTCAAGGTGAAAATGGTCAGAACTGGACTAAAAAAGCCTGGGTAGATTAATTTAAACAGAGCTTACTTC encodes the following:
- a CDS encoding DUF2079 domain-containing protein; amino-acid sequence: MNQKKRAGYFKLVLVVFLLIYLSIGLINQYTFRTNAFDYGNYNQILYKLAHFESPRTTISGDVLFWADHFEPILMLIIPFNWIFGVYGLIILQSVFLCFGALGIFRFLELLEKDNWTPFLFATTFLLSFSVLGAVESEYHSSIIGICLIPWLFWSLKSQKTTLYWLILLGILSCRENLGIVLIITTFPMLFESIWKKDEKVLLFGATILGLIYFFLVTQVVMPKLDSSKLSSFQHLDSYTNLGWKNISGLFINTTGNSSFNGVKVEFVFFSLFAGWILTVGRPIWFLAYIPLLLEKFLHQDAIKWGVNSHYSIEGLLVILFGGYFSYRYLVPRINQFRFIPGTILVLNVLVTIRFMDDTLAYIDKGKLRFYQFQHYTRDFNVYQLHSELQPYESKQDGLSAQSNLVPYLSQRTNIRLFPDTTQVRYILLNPSEKSSYPLAPMEMKNRINAILASGKFRKIQESEVLMVLEKN
- the rplI gene encoding 50S ribosomal protein L9, producing MELILKQDVKNLGYKDDIVKVKNGYGLNYLIPQGFAILATESAKKVHAETVKQRAFKVEKIRKDAVALAEKLKGASLKIGTKAGESGKIFGSINTIQIAEAIKSQYGYEVDRKNIDILSEDSIKMLGSYKANIRLHKDVAAEVEFEVVSE
- the rpsR gene encoding 30S ribosomal protein S18, with product MAEEIRYLTPMNVESKKKKYCRFKKAGIKYIDYKDSNFLLKFVNEQGKLLPRRLTGTSLKYQRKVAQAVKRARHLALMPYVADQLK
- the rpsF gene encoding 30S ribosomal protein S6, whose protein sequence is MNHYETVFILTPVLSEDQMKEAVSKFEKFLKENNAKIVHQENWGLRKLAYPIQKKSTGFYHLIQFEGEPTLINDLEIAYKRDERIIRFLTVRLDKYGFEYSEKRRNKAKSKETANA